The genomic segment GTGTGTACTAACAATCTTGGTTGGAGCCTTCTCGGCATTTCTGCGGTTCACCACCGTTACAACGCTTTGAGCAAGGCTGAGGAATGCCTGACCGGTAATGGAATCAACCTTGGTAGCAGCAGGCGCACCATCATCACCTCCCTCGCAGATGCTCTGAACGATAGGAATCTGGGCGAGCAGAGGCACATTCATTTCCTTGGCGAGATTCTTGCAACCCTCCTTACCAAAGATATAATACTTGTTCTCAGGCAGCTCGGCAGGCGTAAAGTAAGCCATGTTCTCTATAAGTCCGAGGATAGGCACATTCACCTTATCATTCTGATACATGTCAATACCCTTTCTCGCATCGGCAAGCGCCACCTGCTGAGGCGTACTTACGATAACTGCACCCGTAATGGAAAGCGTCTGGAGCAGCGTAATATGAATATCGCTTGTGCCAGGAGGCGTATCGAGGATAAAGTAATCCAACTCACCCCAGTCAGCATCAGCAATCAGCTGCTTGAGGGCAGAACAAGCCATTCCGCCGCGCCACAGAGTAGCAGTAGTAGGACTTACGAAGAAACCGATACTCAGGAGCTTCACGCCATATTTCTCGACAGGTTCGATGAGGTCTCTGCCGTCCTTGTGAACAGAATAAGGACGCTCCTCCTCCACACCGAACATCTTAGGCATGGAAGGACCGAAGATATCCGTATCGAGCAAGCCTACCTTATAGCCCAACTTAGCCAGGGCAATAGCGAGATTGGCAGAAACGGTGCTCTTGCCTACTCCCCCCTTACCAGAGCTTACAGCGATGACGTTCTTCACCTGTGGCAGCATCTTTCCCACCTCAGGACGAGGAGCCGACTTGAACTCAGTAACGATTTCCACCTCTACATCTTTCGAAATATGATAATGGATGGCAGCCTCAGCCGCCTTCACCGTACTCTTGAGGAAAGGATCCGTATCACGAGGAAAGAGAAGAACCACCTTCACCTTCATACCATTGATGCTAGGCGTATCTGCCAGCATCTCGCTCTCTATGAGGTTCTTCTTGGTGCCTGGATAAATCACCGTAGCAAGCGCCTCTTCAATCAATTTTGGATATAATGTCATAATTTTTAATTTTATCTTCTGCAAAAGTAACAATAAATAATGTAATAAGCAAATAAAAACTAAATAATTTCAGATATTAAACACTTTTATGTATCTTTGCAAATTGCAGAAATGTGTAGTTTCAGCAAAAAGCGAATCTACAACCGAACAGACAAAAACGGAAGAAAAATGAAATATAAAAAGATTATATTAGGCGTTGCCTTGGCTCTGGCCTGCTTCTCTAGCCTGAATGCCAACGCGCTGACCGAAACCAAAGTGAAGAAGACGGAAACTCAGACCGCAGCACCCAACGTTTACTGGACCGACGGCTACGGAAGAGTATCTTATACCACCAACTCTATCATTTCGCCGGTAGTAAAAATTGCCCTCAAGGAGTTTGCGGGCGATATGAAAGCCGTAACCGGATTCGATGCGAAAGAAAAATCAGGTGCTCCGATACAGATTTACCAGCTCGACCAGCTCACCAACAAGGAGTTTTCGGCAGTAGAAAAACTCGGTGCGCCGCTGCATCTTATTATCACCGCAAAGGATGCTTTCTACATCGGTACGAGGAAAGGGAAACTCATCGTTATCGGAAGCAACGCCCGCGGAACGGCTTACGCCATCATGAAACTCTCTGAGCTGGCTGGCGTTTCGCCTCTGGCGGCATGGAACGACTTGCAGCCTGCACAGCGCAAGAGTCTCTACACACCCGTAGACCAGCAGTGGATAGAGGTTCCGAGAATAGAATTCAGAGGACTTGCCCTGAACAACAGCCAGTGGATGAAACCGCAGAACTACAGCCGCATCGCCCGATTGATGCTGCGCCTGAGAGCCAATACGCTGTGGCAGGTAGACGGCAAACACGAGGCTGCTTACAACAAGGCTGTGGTAGACAGTTTCGACATCTGCGTGGCGGAAAACTACAAGGTGACGGAGTTTGTGGGCAAGAAGCACAAGAAGAAACACCGCCAAACCATCGAGAATGTGAAGTTGGTATGCTCAGATGCACAGATGGAGATGAGCAATCTCTCGCCGGGCCTGCTGCTCGAAATGCTCAACAGCAAGGATTATCTGGAGAGCAAGAATGCCCAGCGCGGCAAATCACACCGTTCTGAGGCTCACAACGACGAAGACTGTGCCTGGATAGCCAACATTACCAATCCGAAACAGTCAACCTTCCAGCTAGCCATGATGATGAACCTGGCGT from the Segatella copri genome contains:
- a CDS encoding Mrp/NBP35 family ATP-binding protein, whose protein sequence is MTLYPKLIEEALATVIYPGTKKNLIESEMLADTPSINGMKVKVVLLFPRDTDPFLKSTVKAAEAAIHYHISKDVEVEIVTEFKSAPRPEVGKMLPQVKNVIAVSSGKGGVGKSTVSANLAIALAKLGYKVGLLDTDIFGPSMPKMFGVEEERPYSVHKDGRDLIEPVEKYGVKLLSIGFFVSPTTATLWRGGMACSALKQLIADADWGELDYFILDTPPGTSDIHITLLQTLSITGAVIVSTPQQVALADARKGIDMYQNDKVNVPILGLIENMAYFTPAELPENKYYIFGKEGCKNLAKEMNVPLLAQIPIVQSICEGGDDGAPAATKVDSITGQAFLSLAQSVVTVVNRRNAEKAPTKIVSTH